One stretch of Agelaius phoeniceus isolate bAgePho1 chromosome 15, bAgePho1.hap1, whole genome shotgun sequence DNA includes these proteins:
- the PROB1 gene encoding proline-rich basic protein 1, whose product MAEGLGWGSGLGSGSGPEPCPRVRDRRARVGGACAPALMAGAGSVRAPPQGLHVTSPLPRLSQPGPALWPAALGSQPCPGIAPVPQPRQSGAALGQPGTGPAQPSLLWVLGVAAGSSRRDGEGGRRSSQRPRQSGPGPEQGSPAPAEAPALLAATMPRGKREPVLLSPAELPGPQGEGPRAAGDGRRSAEEEEEEDGHLPGLPRDDLTKSMSSSSLSSYHSALCSDGTETFKDCLEFLDEEGSPGRAVPARWAPAGAPGAPPPPGPLSRPQRAQLSSAAKNSPAPGQGGRMGPLGGDRQPVPAAAAAGEPAVPRQPGAMLAAAPSDSDEVDGEVQALTARAFRSLSGLPGARLDMCSSHTSSSLSNSLSEDGGRPRRWPAGAGEPRGAATALHGRVGWPFPAGVDGELLGKEQFECVDVELENGEARKGHGKKRTVPKRQILLKRKERKETGFGPRGDGPAPQPPARKEPPSKGRAVGEDFRFNYQQFMKAASLEAGTDRTRAASCLVKNVLAKKMQYEQRIKMEQKGLRGSSTSSGPSSAGTDLLGDGLEGKSSSLSRSDCSFSAEDLRGGGMPVATVAAGSTATTTHPTKGVVLSEATRETVCNLRKTFNELNQRMKYQEVLEGRWLPAAAEEHTSERICYQRARALFEAQPGVGKVLDVAPRFARAPRPWPSLKERAIGPIHSQSLPFKAESRALPATPPRRPFASSRAQGARPLPQSQPEKPPAVPRRPPSPGTPPEPRGSPPAAPPKPQEKGKGRVPQPRDVRKLVKSSYSLKFGTAGGSRGTVAPASSGEPPPATPLVIHCTSVRREPPPEPAGEEMPAAPAEGPARPPGSPAKPPHSSPINITRVQATRRGAAPPEEPPASPPRRERSELRLPPRAPAAERVPHVETHLHVLVGRPGRESSPAQSSAVLRAEKTVLLPPPPPSPAEGKEVRGRGGSGALPAAEGPESLGQRPRSGDSRDPRAGAPGGSSARPRPAEPGTRSAAEPGAEPYPPAAPAENSNYLAIPERAPKSTLMPKLSSVPNPGSASFGTPFVPIPASASFGAPSAPNPASASFGTSMVTNVTSSSFGFPSASSLASTSFGAPLVSNSNKSFGAPLVPNLCSTSFGNPLVPNPSSASFGNPVVPNPSSASFGNPLVPNPSSASFGSPLAPNPSSASFGNPLIPNPSSASFGNPLVPNPSSASFGSPLAPNPSSASFGNPLIPNPSSASFGNPLVPNPSSASFGSPLVPNPSSASFGNPLVPNPSSASFGNPLIPNPGSSSFGSPLVSNPVPTSLGHPSISNVAGSFFGSPFVPSPASAPLGTGAYALPGGEVPWSKPSPEPLLPRPPEGSAAMDPPAQPHLEDAPPFLRRSDGPSPSGRSRQSPPKPFPAAVPAQRRMLVDPSSGKCYYMEPPRQPQMKTLYDPETGQYLEVLVPPVASHTGLYQAPFNPLVMAPGVYGPSYAPYGGFPGLPAPPPSAPSPPHPSLPAADNPGSPGSAPKGEGSSPAGGPDCGYLESLYYIPTGMRASPGPEQPPARASPAAPEGSLLRM is encoded by the exons GTCCCCCCTGCCccgcctgtcccagcccggccccgctctCTGGCCCGCGGCTCTGGGCTCGCAGCCCTGCCCGGGCATCgcccctgtgccccagccccggcagaGCGGGGCCGCCCTGGGACAGCCTGGCACGGGGCCG gcacagcccagcctgctctgggtgctgggag TCGCCGCCGGGTCCAGCCGCCGGGACGGCGAGGGAGGCAGAAGGTCGAGCCAGCGGCCCCGGCagagcggccccggccccgagcaGGGCTCCCCGGCACCGGCCGAAGCCCCCGCGCTGCTCGCTGCCACCATGCCCCGCGGGAAGAGGGAGCCGGTGCTGCTGTCCCCCGCCGAGCTGCCCGGCCCCCAGGGCGAGGGTCCCCGCGCGGCTGGGGACGGCCGGCGCTCCgcggaggaggaagaggaggaggacgGACAcctcccggggctgccccgcgaCGACCTCACCAAGAGCATGTCGAgctcctccttgtcctcctaCCACTCCGCCCTGTGCTCGGACGGCACGGAGACCTTCAAGGACTGCCTGGAGTTCCTGGACGAGGAGGGATCGCCCGGCCGGGCTGTCCCGGCCCGCTGGGCTCCGGCGGGGGCCCCCGGCGCGCCCCCACCGCCCGGCCCCCTCTCCCGCCCGCAGCGGGCTCAGCTGTCCAGCGCGGCTAAGAATAGCCCAGCGCCGGGCCAGGGGGGCAGGATGGGTCCCCTCGGTGGGGACCGGCAGCCTGTgccggccgcggccgccgccggggaGCCGGCCGTGCCCCGGCAGCCCGGGGCGATGCTCGCCGCGGCTCCCAGCGACTCCGACGAGGTGGACGGCGAGGTGCAGGCGCTGACGGCCAGGGCTTTCCGCAGCCTCTCGGGGCTCCCCGGAGCTCGACTCGACATGTGCAGCTCCCACAcctcctccagcctctccaACTCGCTGTCGGAGGACGGCGGGCGGCCGCGGCGGTGGCCGGCGGGGGCCGGGGAGCCCCGGGGCGCGGCGACAGCTCTGCACGGCAGGGTGGGATGGCCTTTCCCCGCCGGCGTGGACGGGGAGCTGCTGGGCAAGGAGCAGTTCGAGTGCGTGGATGTGGAGCTGGAGAACGGCGAGGCCAGGAAGGGCCACGGCAAGAAGAGGACGGTGCCCAAGCGCCAGATCCtgctgaagaggaaggagaggaaggagacgGGCTTTGGCCCGCGGGGGGATGgcccagcgccccagccccctgccaggaAGGAGCCccccagcaagggcagagcCGTCGGCGAGGACTTCAGGTTCAACTACCAGCAGTTCATGAAGGCGGCGTCCCTGGAGGCCGGCACCGACAGGACCAGGGCGGCCTCGTGCCTGGTGAAAAACGTCCTGGCCAAGAAGATGCAGTACGAGCAGCGCATCAAGATGGAGCAGAAGGGGCTGCGGGGCAGCTCGACCTCCTCGGGGCCGTCCTCCGCCGGCACCGACCTGCTGGGGGACGGTCTGGAGGGCAAGTCCAGCTCGCTGTCCCGCTCGGACTGCAGCTTCTCGGCCGAGGACCTGCGGGGCGGCGGGATGCCGGTGGCCACGGTGGCCGCGGGGAGCACCGCCACCACCACCCATCCCACCAAGGGCGTGGTGCTCAGCGAGGCGACGAGGGAGACCGTCTGCAACCTGAGGAAGACGTTCAACGAGCTCAACCAGAGGATGAAGTaccaggaggtgctggagggcCGCTGGCTGCCCGCGGCCGCGGAGGAGCACACGTCGGAGAGGATCTGCTACCAGCGCGCCCGCGCCTTGTTCGAAGCCCAGCCCGGGGTGGGGAAGGTGCTGGATGTCGCCCCCCGGTTTGCGAGGGCGCCGAGGCCGTGGCCCAGCTTGAAGGAGCGAGCCATCGGCCCCATCCATTCCCAAAGCCTCCCCTTCAAGGCCGAGAGCCGGGCGCTCCCCGCCaccccgccgcgccgcccctTCGCCTCCTCCCGGGCGCAGGGGGCGAGGCCgctgccccagagccagccGGAGAAGCCACCGGCAGTGCCCCGCCGGCCGCCCAGCCCCGGCACCCCCCCGGAACCCCGGGGGTCCCCGCCAGCCGCGCCCCCCAAGCCgcaggagaaggggaaggggcgcgtcccgcagccccgggaCGTGCGCAAGCTGGTGAAGAGCAGCTACAGCCTCAAGTTCGGGACTGCCGGCGGCTCCCGCGGCACCGTGGCACCGGCGAGCAGCGGGGAGCCGCCGCCAGCCACCCCTCTGGTCATCCACTGCACCTCGGTccgccgggagccgccgccGGAGCCGGCGGGGGAGGAGATGCCGGCAGCCCCCGCCGAGGGGCCCGCAAGGCCCCCGGGCAGCCCCGCCAAGCCCCCCCACAGCTCCCCCATCAACATCACGAGGGTCCAGGCCACGCGGAGGGGAGCGGCACCCCCGGAGGAGCCGCCGGCGTCGCCCCCGCGCCGGGAGCGGAGCGAGCTCCGGCTGCCCCCGCGGGCCCCGGCGGCCGAGCGGGTGCCGCACGTGGAGACCCATCTGCACGTCCTGGTGggccggccgggccgggagAGCTCCCCGGCCCAGAGCAGCGCGGTGCTGCGGGCAGAGAAGACCGttctgctgccgccgccgccgccgagtCCCGCCGAGGGGAAGGAGGTGCGCGGCCGCGGCGGCAGCGGAGCGCTCCCCGCTGCCGAAGGGCCGGAGTCGCTGGGACAGCGGCCCCGCAGCGGGGACAGCCGGGACCCCCGAGCCGGAGCCCCGGGCGGCAGCAGCGCTCGGCCGCGGCCGGCGGAGCCGGGGACGAGGAGcgcggcagagcccggggccg AGCCCTACCCGCCCGCTGCCCCGGCAGAGAACTCCAACTACTTGGCAATCCCCGAGAGAGCCCCCAAATCCACGCTTATGCCAAAGCTGTCCTCGGTCCCCAACCCAGGCAGTGCATCCTTTGGGACCCCCTTTGTCCCCATCCCGGCCAGTGCCTCTTTTGGGGCTCCCTCAGCCCCCAACCCAGCCAGTGCCTCTTTTGGGACCTCCATGGTCACCAACGTGACCAGCTCATCCTTTGGCTTCCCATCAGCCTCCAGTCTGGCCAGTACGTCATTTGGGGCCCCCTTGGTTTCCAACTCCAACAAGTCTTTTGGGGCCCCTCTGGTGCCCaacctgtgcagcacatccttTGGGAATCCCTTGGTCCCAAATCCATCCAGTGCATCCTTTGGGAATCCCGTGGTCCCCAATCCATCCAGTGCATCCTTTGGGAACCCCTTGGTCCCAAATCCATCCAGTGCATCCTTTGGGTCCCCACTGGCCCCCAATCCATCCAGTGCATCCTTTGGGAACCCTTTGATCCCCAATCCATCCAGTGCATCCTTTGGGAACCCCTTGGTCCCCAATCCATCCAGTGCATCCTTTGGGTCCCCACTGGCCCCCAATCCATCCAGTGCATCCTTTGGGAACCCTTTGATCCCCAATCCATCCAGTGCATCCTTTGGGAACCCCTTGGTCCCCAATCCATCCAGTGCATCCTTTGGGTCCCCTTTGGTCCCCAATCCATCCAGTGCATCCTTTGGGAACCCCTTGGTCCCCAATCCATCCAGTGCATCCTTTGGGAACCCCTTGATCCCCAACCCAGGCAGCTCATCCTTTGGGTCCCCCTTGGTCAGCAACCCAGTCCCCACTTCCCTTGGGCATCCATCAATCTCCAACGTGGCCGGCTCTTTCTTTGGATCCCCTTTTGTCCCCAGTCCTGCCAGCGCTCCGCTGGGAACCGGTGCCTATGCCCTTCCTGGTGGGGAAGTGCCCTGGAgcaagcccagccctgagcccctcctgccccgaCCCCCCGAGGGCTCGGCTGCTATGgaccccccagcccagccccacctggaGGATGCTCCTCCTTTCCTCAGGAGGAGCGATGGTCCCTCGCCGAGCGGGAGGAGCAGGCAAAGcccccccaagcccttccccgCCGCCGTGCCCGCCCAGCGGAGGATGCTCGTGGATCCCAGCAGCGGGAAGTGCTACTACATGGAGCCGCCGCGGCAGCCCCAGATGAAAACACTCTACGACCCCGAGACCGGGCAGTACCTGGAGGTGCTGGTCCCACCGGTGGCATCACACACCGGGCTCTACCAGGCACCTTTCAACCCGCTGGTCATGGCCCCGGGGGTCTACGGCCCATCCTACGCACCCTACGGCGGCTTCCCGGGGCTCCCGGCACCGCCGCCCTCCGCCCCCTCTCCGCCGCACCCCTCGCTGCCGGCTGCCGACAACCCCGGGAGCCCCGGCTCCGCTCCCAAGGGCGAGGGGTCGTCCCCTGCCGGGGGTCCCGACTGCGGCTACCTGGAGAGCCTGTACTACATCCCCACGGGCATGCGGgccagccccggccccgagcagcccccggcccgcgcCAGCCCTGCCGCGCCCGAGGGATCGCTGCTCCGGATGTGA
- the MZB1 gene encoding marginal zone B- and B1-cell-specific protein, whose product MRAALAAWLVLSLLGGTGAEDTCGDPPAAASRSVPAPQLSPEERLSPHMPESLRCDACHAIAFQIEEQLRKAEGKVGKKTLKESDYIEVLERTCSQDWESYGVLELDGEKRLSGPGLPSQQSLSVLVSGGPWPGRLSKLCHGYVGERGEAQIYGAHRRGPAALRQLLCHGDKGPCAGRKERPDPRKALQNEL is encoded by the exons ATGCGGGCGGCGCTGGCAGCGTGGCTGGTGCTGAGCCtgctgggggggacaggggcCGAGGACACGTGCGGGGACCCCCCCGCAGCCGCGTCCCGCTCGGTGCCCGcgccccagctcagccccgaGGAGCGGCTCTCGCCCCACATGCCCGAATCCCTGCGCTGTGACGCCTGCCACGCCATCGCCTTCCAG ATTGAGGAGCAGCTGCGCAAGGCAGAGGGGAAGGTGGGCAAGAAGACTCTGAAGGAGTCGGACTACATAGAGGTGCTGGAGAGGACCTGCTCACAGGACTGGGAGAG TTACGGGGTGCTGGAGCTGGACGGGGAGAAGCGGCTgtcggggccggggctgccgaGCCAGCAGTCCCTGAGCGTGCTGGTGTCGGGGGGACCGTGGCCGGGCAG GCTCTCCAAGCTGTGCCACGGCTACGTGGGCGAGCGCGGCGAGGCGCAGATTTACGGCGCGCACCGGCGGGGCCCGGCCGCGCTGCGGCAGCTGCTGTGCCACGGCGACAAGGGACCGTGCGCCGGCCGCAAGGAGCGCCCGGACCCCCGCAAGGCGCTGCAGAACGAGCTGTAG
- the SLC23A1 gene encoding LOW QUALITY PROTEIN: solute carrier family 23 member 1 (The sequence of the model RefSeq protein was modified relative to this genomic sequence to represent the inferred CDS: inserted 3 bases in 3 codons), with amino-acid sequence MADPCRGCARRFHNPQPMAXPPPAAATARPGTKVLPTAIKPPXAATAPPGXRRRMGTRSGDLAQPQNGNLALAPAGSPHAPGKELPVAGRQDPGAGTRPPRPEVDMLYRIEDVPPWYLCILLGFQHYLTCFSGTIAVPFLLAESLCVGKDQLTVSYLIGTIFTCVGITTLIQTTVGIRLPLFQASALAFLVPAKSILALDKWRCPPEEEIYGNWSLPLNTSHIWQPRMREIQGAIMVSSLVEVVIGLLGLPGALLSYIGPLTVTPTVSLIGLSVFQAAGDRAGSHWGISVLTIFLIVLFAQYLRQVAICLPGYRRGHGFVLLRIQIFKMFPIILAIMLVWLICYVLTRTGVFPSRPEEYGYKARTDARGEILSVAPWFRVPYPCQWGLPTVTSAAVLGMFSATLAGIIESIGDYYSCARLAGAPPPPVHAINRGIFTEGISCIIAGLLGTGNGSTSSSPNIGVLGITKVGSRRVIQYGAGIMLLLGTIGKFTALFASLPDPVLGGMFCTLFGMITAVGLSNLQFVDMNSSRNLFVLGFAMFFGLTLPNYLDSHPGAINTGVPELDQILTVLLTTEMFVGGTIAFVLDNTIPGTQEERGLVQWKAGAHSDSSSSASLRSYDFPFGMGAVRSSRWLRNVPICPVFTGFRARPGGSGAAAAEGPDGGSVCTKV; translated from the exons ATGGCTGATCCGTGCCGGGGCTGCGCTCGCCGCTTTCACAACCCCCAGCCAATGG GCcctccccccgccgccgccaccgcccggCCGGGGACTAAAGTCCTTCCCACGGCCATAAAACCCC GAGCAGCGACAGCGCCGCCGG ATCGTCGGAGAATGGGGACCCGCTCGGGAGACCTGGCTCAGCCCCAG AATGGGAACTTGGCTCTGGCCCCCGCGGGCTCCCCGCACGcccctgggaaggagctgcctgtggcGGGCAGG CAGGACCCCGGGGCGGGCACCAGGCCCCCCCGGCCGGAGGTGGACATGCTCTACAGGATCGAGGACGTGCCCCCCTGGTACCTCTGCATCCTGCTCGGCTTCCAG CACTACCTGACCTGCTTCAGCGGGACCATCGCCGTCCCCTTCCTGCTGGCCGAGAGCCTGTGCGTGGGCAAGGACCAGCTGACCGTCAGCTACCTCATCGGCACCATCTTCACCTGCGTGGGCATCACCACCCTCATCCAGACCACCGTGGGCATCAG GCTGCCGCTCTTCCAGGCCAGCGCCCTGGCCTTCCTCGTCCCCGCCAAGTCTATCCTGGCCCTGGACAAGTGGCGATGCCCACCTGAAG AGGAGATCTATGGCAACTGGTCCCTGCCGCTCAACACGTCCCACATCTGGCAGCCCCGCATGCGAGAG ATCCAGGGGGCCATCATGGTGTCCAGTCTGGTGGAAGTGGTCATcgggctgctggggctccctggggcACTGCTCAGCTACATCGGGCCGCTGACCGTCACCCCCACCGTGTCCCTCATCGGACTCTCCGTTTTCCAGGCAGCCGGAGACCGGGCTGGCTCCCACTGGGGCATCTCTGTGCT GACCATTTTCCTGATTGTCCTGTTTGCCCAGTACCTGCGGCAGGTCGCCATCTGCCTGCCCGGCTACCGGCGGGGCCACGGCTTTGTCCTGCTCCGCATCCAGATCTTCAAGATGTTCCCG ATCATCCTGGCCATCATGCTGGTGTGGCTGATCTGCTACGTGCTGACCCGCACCGGAGTCTTCCCCAGCCGGCCCGAGGAGTACGGCTACAAGGCCAGGACGGACGCCCGCGGGGAGATCCTGTCCGTGGCACCCTGGTTCCGTGTCCCTTACCCCT GCcagtgggggctgcccacggtGACCTCAGCAGCCGTGCTGGGCATGTTCAGTGCCACGCTGGCGGGCATCATCGAGTCCATCGGGGACTACTACTCCTGTGCCCGGCTGGCAGGAGCGCCCCCGCCCCCTGTGCACGCCATTAACAG GGGCATTTTCACCGAGGGCATCTCCTGCATCATCGCGGGGCTCTTGGGAACCGGCAATGGCTCCACGTCCTCAAGCCCCAACATCGGAGTCCTGGGCATCACCAAG gtggggagcaggagggtgaTCCAGTACGGCGCCGGGATcatgctcctgctgggcaccaTCGGCAAATTCACGGCGCTCTTCGCCTCCCTGCCCGACCCCGTGCTCGGCGGGATGTTCTGCACCTTATTCG GAATGATCACGGCCGTCGGCCTCTCCAACCTGCAGTTCGTCGACATGAACTCCTCCCGAAACCTCTTCGTGCTGGGTTTTGCCATGTTTTTCGGGCTGACGCTGCCAAACTACCTGGATTCCCACCCCGGGGCCATTAACACAG GTGTCCCCGAGCTGGACCAGATCCTGACGGTGCTGCTGACCACGGAGATGTTCGTCGGGGGCACCATCGCCTTCGTCCTGGACAACACCATCCCGG GGACGCAGGAGGAACGAGGGCTGGTGCAGTGGAAGGCAGGAGCGCACTCGGACAGCTCGAGCAGCGCCAGCCTGAGGAGCTACGACTTCCCCTTCGGCATGGGCGCGGTGCGGAGCAGCCGCTGGCTCCGGAACGTGCCCATCTGCCCGGTGTTCACCGGGTTCAGGGCCCGGCCGGGGGGCAGCGGCGCGGCGGCCGCAGAGGGCCCGGACGGGGGCTCGGTGTGCACCAAGGTCTGA
- the PAIP2 gene encoding polyadenylate-binding protein-interacting protein 2, with product MKDPSRSSTSPSIISEDVIINGHSHEDDNPFAEYMWMENEEEFNRQIEEELWEEEFIERCFQEMLEEEEEHEWFIPARDLPQTMDQIQDQFNDLVISDSSSLEDLVVKSNLNPNAKEFVPGVKYLNI from the exons ATGAAGGACCCGAGTCGCAGCAGTACCAGCCCCAGCATCATCAGCGAGGATGTGATCATCAACGGGCACTCCCACGAGGATGACAACCCCTTTGCTGAGTACATGTGGATGGAGAACGAGGAGGAGTTTAACAGGCAG ATCGAAGAGGAGTTGTGGGAAGAAGAATTTATCGAGCGCTGTTTCCAGGAGAtgctggaagaggaggaggagcacGAGTGGTTTATTCCAGCCCGTGATCTCCCACAAACAATGGATCAAATCCAGGACCAGTTCAATGACCTTGTTATCAGTGACAGCTCATCGCTGGAGGATCTGGTG GTCAAGAGTAATCTGAATCCAAACGCAAAGGAGTTTGTTCCTGGGGTGAAGTACTTAAACATTTGA